The DNA window GCATGGGCCTGCCACTCTCGAGTAGGAAGAGTTTTGCTTATCTGAACAAAACAATTCTCTTGTAATGATTAATCCTGGATGTATTATTAATCAATATTAATCATCTCCCATCCACGGGAGCAGGCAGAGACAGCTGGGAAGGCTTTCAAAAATCTTTAAAGACTTATGTGCTCATCCCTTTGTTcttcagacagacagacaaCCATTCATCGTCCCTAATGGAAAATCAAAGTCAGCCACGATAACACTGTCATGGCAATCATCAGCTTACACCCTCAACAGAGGATCACAGGGCACATTAcactctcattttcttttctctctttatttatttgtttgttgccATGCAGAAGGCATCAAATGAAAGTAATTCTCATGGGAGGCACCAGCCACCAGACCTGGAAGGAGAAACGATCTACTTACCTTAAAGCACACAAACTGATGGACTAATGGACTAACTACTTTAAATTCCAGATGAAAATCTATTAGCTTTTGTAACAGAAAATCTAGGCCTGAGGCATgaatataaaacacaaatataatGTTTAGTATATGACCTCCATCCCTACTTTTTTAAGATTAATTCTACCCTTGCACCCTCAACAGCAACAGTGGGGCAACCCTGCTGCCATGGGCTCCCTAGCATGGCATGCAGCTCTTACTCATGGCTGgcaaaaaaaatgcacagctaatggtggtgactgtgttggaaaacagtgctttgcagctgagaCTCTGCTCTTTCATATACAGAGTCATTGTGCTTTGTGCTTGTTGCCATTTCCATGGAGgtaaataggaggcactgctTTTGGTGTGATCTCTGCATACAAGGCCTGTGACAAATCCTCTCCACTCTGTACAGCCCAGGCACAGGTTGGATGCTGATGGCCTGATGATGACTTGGAGTCCCAGCACTGAAATGGTTCATACCAGCTTCATAGCAAGCTAGACCGCAACCTTAACAAGATGTATACAGAACTAATATCCCTCAAGATACAGGATTTATATAACACTGAGACAGTCATAAAAGCATCACAAAACGCCATATGTTTCAACGTAACTTCCATAGTTTTACCTTGGAATGTCATCTTCATGAAAATACTTCCTAAAATCACTCCATTAAACGCGAAATCCACTCAATTGCTTTTTCAACTGCGGGAAAGCTGGCAAAGCCCATCGTGGCTTTAATGTCCTGTTAGTCTGGGACTGTTTGAGGGGCTATTGGGGGTGAGCCCCCCAGACTAACTGTCCTGTAAGACGGACTGGGACTACATCACTAGAACCTCCATCACCTCACACCAGCACCAAACCCGCTCTGtgccgccccgccccggcccAGCCGTGCGGCGCATGCCCGGCAACCCCTCGGAGCCGTGCGGCCATGGCGGATGGTGCCGGGCTGTGGGTGAAGGTGCGGGCGCTGCTGCCCGACTCCGAGGAGGAGCTGAGCCTGGAGCTGAGCGGGGAGGTGGATGGCTGTATTCCGCCGCTGCTGCTCCGCGGCCGCTCGCTGCTCTACGGGGCGGCTCCGCCGTGTGAGGCGGCGCTGCGGCGGCTGGGCGACATCATCCGCGATTACGCGTGGGAGAAGCTGAACGCGGGGCCGTGGCGGGATGTCAGTAAGGCCTGGCGGCAGGTCTACGCGTACGGCTGCCTCTTCGGCGCTCTGGCCGAAATCGTCGCTCTCCGCCCGCTGGCTCCCGCCGTCCGGCTGTGCGACATGGGGCTGCTGATGGGAGCCTCCGTGCAGGACAACATCCTCGGCCGCCTGGTCCGCCTCCTGCAGGCTCAGCTGCCCCGCACCGAGCAGCGCAGCGCGGCCCCTCGGAGCGCCAAGGTaccgcccggccccgcggggCTCCTCCATGGCCGCCGTGACGGGCTGACGGCGCTTCCATCGCGGCGTTGTGTTACAGAGGGCGCGGATCGAGCCCCCCCCGGCACCGATGATCCGGCCCGAGGATACGGTGCCACACGAGCGCTGCCCCTCGCTGGAGCAATTCCGAGACCGATATCTGATACCACAGAAACCCGTCGTTTTGGAGGGGGTTATCGATCACTGGCCGTGCATGAAGAAGTGGAGGTGAGAATAAGTGCTTGTTCCACGTCCTAACGAGGGCAAGGATCGGTTTTGTGTCAGGTATTGCGGCATTCACATCCACAGACACATCCATAGATGGGTGCTCTACTAACTGATGTTAGTAGAGTTTTATTACTCGCAGAGATTGGTTTTGGTTGATTGTCCTACTCATATTCAGAATTACTAAGATTTTTATTCAGTTAACAAGAAATGTGATGGAGCTCCTGTTGTTTCAGCGTGGACTATGTCCGTCAAGTCGCTGGGTGCCGCACAGTCCCCGTAGAACTGGGTTCCCGGTACACAGATGAGGAATGGTCTCAGAGGCTCATGACCATCAATGACTTCATCAACCAGTATATTGTGAATGAGGTCTgttgcttccttttttctttcccatttccaaaaccagcagcatctgcttGTATAGAATTTTAGCCCGGTTGTTGGTTAGCATAAACCTGCTCGGAGGTGATCTTAAGGGTGAAGTTACGctacacacacagcactgaattaAAAGGCTTGACATTTTGCAAGGTCATTTATTGGCAGGCCCCCACTTCATGTGTACTAGCTAATAATTAAGGTGACTGTCTGTCGAATGACTGTTTAGTTCCACAGCTGAGGATCTGgagctttatttctgtttaagcCTCCTAGCAGGAGGGACCGTGTGCCATTACAGATCAGTCTGCGGTATAGCCTGGAATGGAATATCAAGGTGACTGTGGGGAGCAGAGGTGAACAAGTCTGTGTACCAGCAGGGCctaactgcagctctgcagggtaTTGTCATAGAACTGATGTGAATCTGTGTCATTATTGCTACATTTCTAGCAGTATCTGAAGTTAGATGATTAGTTAATTGT is part of the Coturnix japonica isolate 7356 chromosome 14, Coturnix japonica 2.1, whole genome shotgun sequence genome and encodes:
- the KDM8 gene encoding bifunctional peptidase and arginyl-hydroxylase JMJD5; translated protein: MADGAGLWVKVRALLPDSEEELSLELSGEVDGCIPPLLLRGRSLLYGAAPPCEAALRRLGDIIRDYAWEKLNAGPWRDVSKAWRQVYAYGCLFGALAEIVALRPLAPAVRLCDMGLLMGASVQDNILGRLVRLLQAQLPRTEQRSAAPRSAKRARIEPPPAPMIRPEDTVPHERCPSLEQFRDRYLIPQKPVVLEGVIDHWPCMKKWSVDYVRQVAGCRTVPVELGSRYTDEEWSQRLMTINDFINQYIVNENSAGYLAQHQLFDQIPELKEDIGIPDYCCLGEGEEDDITINAWFGPAGTVSPLHQDPQQNFLAQVFGRKYIRLYSPQDSENLYPHESQLLHNTSQVDVEDPDLTKFPNFRKAAFQSCILMPGQVLFIPVKYWHYIRSLDISFSVSFWWS